From Ostrinia nubilalis chromosome 9, ilOstNubi1.1, whole genome shotgun sequence, one genomic window encodes:
- the LOC135074694 gene encoding protein snakeskin, giving the protein MVSVQTIATIVVKTFKVVLNIIILVLYRTGYNGEFLGVGGTWNLNEEKNPDAEIVASGVIVGYLIYTLVQIVTYLFGTTEHKRALSEVVMNFVGVFMWLAVGAVALHYWGGYQGEHQFQFVFAEKQVGIAVGALCVIQGAVYLLDTALSVIHYAKEM; this is encoded by the exons ATGGTGTCCGTACAAACGATTGCGACGATAGTGGTGAAAACCTTCAAAGTT GTCCTAAACATCATAATCCTGGTGCTGTACCGCACGGGGTATAATGGGGAGTTCCTCGGAGTGGGAGGAACGTGGAACCTCAACGAGGAGAAGAATCCGGACGCTGAGATAGTTGCTTCTGGAGTCATTGTGGGATACCTCATCTACACATTGGTGCAAATCGTCACATACCTCTTCGGCACTACAGAGCATAAAAG AGCCCTGTCAGAGGTGGTGATGAACTTCGTGGGTGTGTTCATGTGGCTGGCTGTGGGCGCGGTGGCGCTGCACTACTGGGGCGGATACCAGGGAGAACACCAGTTCCAATTTGTCTTTGCAGAGAAACAG GTGGGCATTGCCGTCGGAGCGCTCTGCGTCATCCAGGGAGCGGTGTACCTGCTCGACACGGCCCTCTCCGTCATACATTACGCAAAGGAGATGTAA